The genomic interval AAGAATGAGTAGAATATCCCTCACACTGTATTTTCCATCTATCGTGTTAAGTACCTGGAAATGCAGGTAAAGTGAGAGTAAATTCAAAAACATGTAGGATGAAAGCATGTGATCATCTCGGATATATGATCTATCTGCTTCAAGGTCATTCTTGTATACATTGAAAGCGTATTCAACATATTCACGTTCTTTGTACAATCTGTATATCCGTTCCGGTTCATCAATAATATCGGATAAAAGGTAAAGCTTTCCAAAATCACCGGAATGATCGTAGTATGATGATTTTGACCTGATATTGTCATGGATTCTTATGAGGTAGTCCCTCTCCTCCTCTGATTTCAGGACAGGGTCTTCGAATACATATACACCATTCTCAGGCTTCCAGTACTTCACAGGCTTTCCATTGTACATGAAAACATTAAGGAAATCACCGCTTTCCGGTATAATGGAAGAATTCCTCCTCAATGGTATGATGTAGCTAAGATGCCTCCTCTTCAGCTTTTTAATATTGTCTGCGGAGAAGAAGCCCTTATCTGCTACTATAACGCATCTTTCCACGCCTGCTATGTCTATTGTATTTGCCATAGCTGATACATCCCTTATTGAGCCTGGAAGTATCCTTATGAATGTGGGTACAGTCCTTGTTGATGAGAACAGCATCATTACATTGATCTGTGGAAGGTGTATCTCCTTTGAATTATGGCCAGGCTCAAGGAATGATATGTTCTCTGACCTGGAGAATATTGCTGTTGAATCCATTAAAACATACTCGCCCTTTTCTGTGAGCTTTCTCATTACTGCTACCATGCCTTCCTGTGGCAGTGATGACAGCATTCCTGAAATGGACCCGGGAGACATGGATTCATTATACATTCTTGAAAGGTATGTTTTCTCATATAGATACCTTAAGGACTTCATTGGTAGCGGCTGTATATCCCTGAGTATTACATATATTATTATCCTCTCATACATATATGGAAATACCTGCTTCAGTACCGGGAGTATTGTCTTCCCTGCTATTCCATACAACAATGCAATATTTCCATATTCATAGTCCCCACTTATGCCTGAAACATCGCTTTTCTTTATTATTCCAGCAGGTGTTACAACCCCAAGGTATTTCCCTGTCACTTTCTTTGCCCTTTTTAGATCCTTATCATACCTGCTTGATGATTCATATGCATAATACCTGTCACCGAACCTCCTTATCTCTATCCCCTTCCCCTTATGTTTCAATACCCAATCTGGCATATTATTCATATAACGTATATATACGTAATATGTATATAAATATTTCTCTAATCAAATGTGGTAATAAACCCGGTAAAACACTAACTTACTATTACATAGATGGAGAGAGAAAATGTGACATATAACGTAAAAAACTAAGAGTTAAGGGTTAAGAACACAGTTATTCTCTCTGTGCTGGTGTTTTCAGCCTTTACCATAATGACAGGATTTGTTACAACAACGCCCGAGTTATTCATAGCAAGGCTTGGTGTTGGAGTGGGTGTTGGCATATTCCAGCCCGCTGGAGTAGCTCTACTTGGCGATATATTCTATGAAACCAGGGGAAGGGCAGTATCTGTCTGGGCTACTTTCTTCTCAGTAGGATTATTTGCGAGCCCTTATCTAATAGAACCATTCCTTCCTGCATTCAGGCTCCCCTTTGAAATATCGGGTGCCATGGCAATAATTATCCTTGCAC from Ferroplasma acidiphilum carries:
- a CDS encoding transposase, coding for MNNMPDWVLKHKGKGIEIRRFGDRYYAYESSSRYDKDLKRAKKVTGKYLGVVTPAGIIKKSDVSGISGDYEYGNIALLYGIAGKTILPVLKQVFPYMYERIIIYVILRDIQPLPMKSLRYLYEKTYLSRMYNESMSPGSISGMLSSLPQEGMVAVMRKLTEKGEYVLMDSTAIFSRSENISFLEPGHNSKEIHLPQINVMMLFSSTRTVPTFIRILPGSIRDVSAMANTIDIAGVERCVIVADKGFFSADNIKKLKRRHLSYIIPLRRNSSIIPESGDFLNVFMYNGKPVKYWKPENGVYVFEDPVLKSEEERDYLIRIHDNIRSKSSYYDHSGDFGKLYLLSDIIDEPERIYRLYKEREYVEYAFNVYKNDLEADRSYIRDDHMLSSYMFLNLLSLYLHFQVLNTIDGKYSVRDILLILSRIKIYSTGKTEMVSEIPKKAKELISKLGVDLDILRKK